The window TCATTCTCTCCCGATTGACTATCGTTGATAAGACAAGCTCTCAAACGACTCCACTCCTCGGCTTCACCGAATCCACATGGGATCTACTCCCCGTTCTTTCTCAATCGACTACCGCCAATCGAGCAGATTCTCAAAGGGTCCCACTTTCCGATTTTGCCGGACCGCACGGGACTCTGCTCCTCGTTCTCTCCCAATAGATTACCATCGATCAGACAAGTTCTCAAAAGGCCCCACTCCCTGACTTCATCGGACCCACACGGGACTTTGCTCCCCATCCTCTCCCGATCGATTTTGTCGGACGTATTTATTAAttatccttggaaaaaaatacgacttggaaTTTTTTTACTACAACTCTTATTTTTTGTTTCAAtcggttccaatctttattaattttgaaatgtcTGATGACATATAAAATACCCAACATTTTACTATTAGTGAAATTGAGACGCCACGTCAAAAATCACTCATCGTGATTCACTTAGTGGACAGAATGTGAGACTAGATGGTGTATCTTAGGATTAAACCGGTTATAAAATCTGAATATctgatataagaaaatgaaaagaatagcTCGCAGATAATCTGCAACATAGTCTCCTTCCCAATTTCTGATGATGAACCAAACCCTGCTTTAGCCTGCATGATTAACACAGTTCAATAAGAAAAGAATTTCTGAAAGAAGCATACTAACTAGAGACCAATTCTGATAACAATTCCCTTTCATCGTACATTATAACTTAAATGGGAATTACTACAAGCAGATAAATAACAGCATGCCTATTCATTCGATAAACTTTCATATAACATAGAAAACAACTTACAAAGTTTCACGAGGGCGCCATAGACTTACGAATCAAGCTCATAGAAAACAACTTGTATAAACGGACTAACTGAACCAGCCGTTCCCAGCCCGGCCAGCCTTCTTAAAACCCCAATCCATTGATTTATATAGGACCGTGCCATCCGTGCCGTTGCATGACCGCCACTATGCTCTCCTATTCGCTATCTGCTTCTCCCCCTCAAACCCAAGCCCCCACGCAGAACCTCCCATGGCTTCCCACTCCCGAGCTGGCCTCGCAATTCCCCATCCTCCGCCACCTCCTCTCCTGCACCTCCATGCGCCACCTCCACCAGATCCACTCCCACACCCTCACTTCCGGCGCCTTCCGCGATCCCTTCGTCGCCTCCCGCGTCCTCTCCTTCGCTGCCCTCTCCCCAGCCGGCTCCCTCCACTACGCCCGCCTCATCTTCTCCCGGATCCCCTCCCCCGACGCCTTCACTGCCGACGCCCTCCTCCGGGGCTACGTCGGCCGCGCCAGTCCGATCGACGCCCTCCTCTTCTACGCCGACGTCCTCCGGTCCTCCGTTCGCGACTTCCCAAGCCCCCACaccttccctctcctcctcagAGCTTGCGCTGGCATGCCCTCCCTTCAGCTCGGTGAAACGGTTCACGCTCAGGCGCTGAAGCTTGGATTCACCTCGCAAACGCCCACCCAAAACTTCTTGGTGCGAATGTACGCTTCGCGTGGCCTGGTGGACCGCGCAAGATTCATTTTTGATGGCGTTTCCGAACGCAACGATGCTTCGGTGAACATGATGATGGGTGGTTACTTGAGCTGTGGTCGAGTGGAGGAGGCACGCAAGCTGTTCGATGAAATGGCGGAAAGAAATGTCATCGCTTGGAGCGTGATGATCGATGGGTATCTTCAAAGCAGCCAATTCAAAGAAGCGCTGGAGCTGTTCCGTGAGATGTTGAAGCAGAGATTGGAACCCAATGAGAGTATATTGGTCAACATCCTCTGTGCTTGCGCTCACTTTGGGGCGATTGAGCAAGGCCTGTGGGTGGAGGAGTATATTAGAAGGAAGAACACGCAAGTTACTGTTAGGATCGGTACTGCACTTGTGGACATGTACCTGAAGTGTGGTTGCGTGGAGAAGGCTTTCGAGAGGTTCGACTCAATGGAAGAGAAGAATGTGACAACATGGAGCGCCATGATCTCAGGGCTCGCGATCAACGGGCGTGCTAGAGATGCACTGCACTTGTTTGCAGAGATGGAGGCAAACGGTGTGCTGCCAAATGAGGTGTGCTTCATTGGCGTGTTGAATGCTTGTAGCCATGCCGGGCTAGTTGACGACGGAGTGAAGTACTTCAAAGCAATCAACAACGTTTATGGATTGGAGCCAAATGTCCAGCACTATTGTTGTTTGGTCGATCTTTATGGTCGAGCTGGTCTTTTGGACAAATCTGAGGAGGTGATTGAGCAAATGCCGATGAAGCCTAACAGTGCAGTTTGGGGAGCCCTATTGAACTCTTGTAGAATTCACAAGAACGACACTTTAGCAGAGCGTATCAGCAAACAACTCCTTGAGTTGGAGCCAAGAAACAGCGGGCGCTACGTATTGCTGTCGAACATCTATGCAGCAAAAGGGAGGTGGGCTGAAGTAGCCGAGATGAGGAGGTTGATGAAAGAGAGAGGAGTCACCAAAACACCAGGGAGTAGCTTCATAAATTTGAAAGGAAGTGTTCATGAGTTCATTGCAGGAGATAATGCTCACCCCCAAAGAAGAGAAATCTACGCCAAGTTAGACGAGATGAGTAGAAAGGTGAGGCTAGCAGGACATGAACCTAGCACTGATCAAGTGTTGATCGAGATGGATGAAGGAGAGAAAGGCACTGCACTTCATCACCATAGTGAGAAGCAAGCACTTGCTTTTGGATTGATCAATGGGAAACCGGGCAATACTATCAGGATTATGAAAAACCTTCGCATTTGTGAGGATTGTCACTCCTTCACTAAGATATCATCTAAGACTTATGAATGTGAGATAGTTGTAAGGGATAGGAATCGGTTCCACCATTTCAGGGATGGTGTTTGTTCTTGTATGGACTTCTGGTGATTATTGAAATTCAACGTAATAACTAAAAATATTGATTAGATAACAAAAGCTAGCGTttggtgtaaaataccgaaaatggacGAATCacaataagggaatttttagaaattttctggaaatttttcggagatcgtatggtgTAGGTTATAGGGGTAAATATTAGATCACGGAAAAGCATATTTAGGTTACCTCATTTAAACgaagaaaa is drawn from Zingiber officinale cultivar Zhangliang chromosome 1B, Zo_v1.1, whole genome shotgun sequence and contains these coding sequences:
- the LOC121971067 gene encoding pentatricopeptide repeat-containing protein At5g66520-like, translating into MTATMLSYSLSASPPQTQAPTQNLPWLPTPELASQFPILRHLLSCTSMRHLHQIHSHTLTSGAFRDPFVASRVLSFAALSPAGSLHYARLIFSRIPSPDAFTADALLRGYVGRASPIDALLFYADVLRSSVRDFPSPHTFPLLLRACAGMPSLQLGETVHAQALKLGFTSQTPTQNFLVRMYASRGLVDRARFIFDGVSERNDASVNMMMGGYLSCGRVEEARKLFDEMAERNVIAWSVMIDGYLQSSQFKEALELFREMLKQRLEPNESILVNILCACAHFGAIEQGLWVEEYIRRKNTQVTVRIGTALVDMYLKCGCVEKAFERFDSMEEKNVTTWSAMISGLAINGRARDALHLFAEMEANGVLPNEVCFIGVLNACSHAGLVDDGVKYFKAINNVYGLEPNVQHYCCLVDLYGRAGLLDKSEEVIEQMPMKPNSAVWGALLNSCRIHKNDTLAERISKQLLELEPRNSGRYVLLSNIYAAKGRWAEVAEMRRLMKERGVTKTPGSSFINLKGSVHEFIAGDNAHPQRREIYAKLDEMSRKVRLAGHEPSTDQVLIEMDEGEKGTALHHHSEKQALAFGLINGKPGNTIRIMKNLRICEDCHSFTKISSKTYECEIVVRDRNRFHHFRDGVCSCMDFW